The segment GAAAGCTGGGGCATTTACGTCAGTAGCCAACAATTCAACAAAGATTTTCTCGACGAATGGTTCGGAACCAAAGGTGGGGTGCGCTGGAAAGTCCCGCCCGGACGCGATAGCGGACTGGTTTATAATGGAGACCAACCCTCTGCCTATCAACAATCCTATCAACTCAAAACGAGGGTAGAGGAGGCACCAAACGCTTGGCAGGATCTTATTGAGCTATGCGAAGTTCTTGAAAGCACACCCGACGATCAACTTGAATCTAAACTATCCGCGATTCTTAACATTGATCGGGCACTCTGGTTCCTTGCGCTGGACAATGTGTTCATTGATAACGACGGATATTTCAGTCGCGCAAGCGATTACGCGCTCTACCAAGATCCAAAAGGTCGCTTCCACCTGCTGCTGCACGATAGTAACGAGACGTTCCGATTCGCCGGTGGCGGCGGTCCGAACTCTTGGCAGACCGATGGACAGATGTTATCTCCTGTTTCTCAGGAAAACGATATGATGCGCCCCGTCATCAGTCGCTTATTTGCCATCCCTCATCTACGCGCACGATATCTCGCTCACATTCGCACCATTGCGGACGAATGGCTTGATTGGGATGTGCTACAGCCAATTATTGCGGAATACCAATCACTCGCTGATGCCGAAGTGAAGGCGGACGATAAAAAACTCTACGCTTATGAGGCATTTACCACAAGTCATATCAAGGACTACGGCGGTGGGGGAGGCGGTCCCGGTGGAGGACGGGGCGGTAGAGGCGGGAGAACAACACCGAGCTTCAAGCGTTTCGTTGAGGAACGGGCGGAATACCTGCTCAATCACCCCGAAATCAACAAGCCGACACCAACCATCGCTTCCGTCTCCAAGCCTGATGAACCGATGGCGAATCAGCCCGTACAGATCACAGCTGAGATTGGTAGAGGCGTTGCAGTCGACGCCGTCATCTTGTATTACACGGACAGGCGATTGGGGCACTTCCAGGGTGTGCCAATGTCAAGAGATGGTGCGGTCTACGTGGGGGAGATTCCCGTTTTTCCCGCTGGAAAGAAGATCCGTTACTACGTCGAAGCTCGATCCGCTGGATCGCGCAGCGCGACAACGTTTTTCCCAGCCCAAACCGAATTCGCACCGTTGACCTACCGTGTCACCGCATCTATCGCCGACAATTCCCCGGTAGTTATCAATGAACTGATGGCGAGTAATACGAAGGGGCTCGCCGATCCGCAGGGCGACAATGATGACTGGATCGAACTGCACAACGTGAGCGATTATGCGGTTAATCTTTCAGGGATGTATCTGACTGATAACCAGAACAACCCGCGTAAGTGGCAGTTTCCCGATGATACTCAGATCGCCCCCGGCGGTTACCTGATTGTTTGGGCGGACGAAGATGGCAACGCTGAACCGGGCCTCCATGCCAACTTCAAACTCTCTAGGAATGGAGAAATGGTCATGCTCATTGACACAGATCAGCGGGGAAATCAGATGCTTGATGCAATCAAATTTAAGGCGCAGGGGGAAGATGTCGCCCTCGGCCGAGTGCCCAACGGCACCGGTGACTTTATGTCATTAGAGGGAACACCGGGGACCCAGAATCAATGAGGTAGGCAGACAAATAATCTGCCAAATGTAGCGCAAACTGTNNNNNNNNNNNNNNNNNNNNNNNNNNNNNNNNNNNNNNNNNNNNNNNNNNNNNNNNNNNNNNGGGGGATTTAGGGGGTTGGCTGTGCATTGGGAGTGTCTAAGTAATTCTAAAATCTACCATAAATCGGTAATCCCGATTTTCCTCGAAACATACGGTAGGCGCGGTTTCAAACCGCGCTGGTGTCGATAGCAAATTACAGAATTATTTTTTTAATTTTCATTTATAGTGAATTAGAGAAATAAGTAGACATTAAAAGTACAGGACTTACGCAGCTAAACGATTAAAGTCCTGTAGTTCGGCGATTCATCGC is part of the Candidatus Poribacteria bacterium genome and harbors:
- a CDS encoding CotH kinase family protein codes for the protein MNSNHIITNLFGILLACLALVAVNASAQDTLSQEEKRFDLNGNGQLSEDEKDIMIETIALEAFTGVQFTAQEIRAEHGGSERGRSGGRRGPRRAEKIVSRFDTDKDGRLNDAEREAARKYIHESRGERGASRPSGRTSPHTTHEADLKASLAAQPNGEPDLYDANTLRTIYLRFHDADWYEQLGDFYRTDVDVPADLIVDGKVYQSVGIRFRGSSSYFTVQNEKKSFNIAVDYGDDRQRLYGYKTLNLLNGHSDPSFLREILYSRIASNYIPAPKANFVKLVINGESWGIYVSSQQFNKDFLDEWFGTKGGVRWKVPPGRDSGLVYNGDQPSAYQQSYQLKTRVEEAPNAWQDLIELCEVLESTPDDQLESKLSAILNIDRALWFLALDNVFIDNDGYFSRASDYALYQDPKGRFHLLLHDSNETFRFAGGGGPNSWQTDGQMLSPVSQENDMMRPVISRLFAIPHLRARYLAHIRTIADEWLDWDVLQPIIAEYQSLADAEVKADDKKLYAYEAFTTSHIKDYGGGGGGPGGGRGGRGGRTTPSFKRFVEERAEYLLNHPEINKPTPTIASVSKPDEPMANQPVQITAEIGRGVAVDAVILYYTDRRLGHFQGVPMSRDGAVYVGEIPVFPAGKKIRYYVEARSAGSRSATTFFPAQTEFAPLTYRVTASIADNSPVVINELMASNTKGLADPQGDNDDWIELHNVSDYAVNLSGMYLTDNQNNPRKWQFPDDTQIAPGGYLIVWADEDGNAEPGLHANFKLSRNGEMVMLIDTDQRGNQMLDAIKFKAQGEDVALGRVPNGTGDFMSLEGTPGTQNQ